Proteins from a genomic interval of Scomber scombrus chromosome 11, fScoSco1.1, whole genome shotgun sequence:
- the sugp1 gene encoding SURP and G-patch domain-containing protein 1, with translation MESSDTGRGGWKSKNMQPQKNKMNMNILRQEKLIAQKKKEIEAKMAEQAKKSVEIPTNKPLPPSSPILQGPSSNKFVNDGSFLQQFIRMQKEKSISAPGSTSDAKTPSTSISSPGGNTSQKKSILVGKRPGLGVSSMLSQFKSYSQSKKSPVLSQRPSVFCSPDDEDEEEEADYYKFLEMKVSPPEDSDTRLIIDKMASFVAEGGPELERKAKEDYKDNPVFSFLYDKSSMDYLYYKKRVAEMRKDLLKPENTLNNVSPPVDVETQQVAEKLARFVAEGGPEVETIAAERNQDNPAFSFLYNHQSPAYHFYKEKLQEFRATASQTSSSPAAESRIDLQRPAAPPLLGIPPSLSPASQPHNQEAETPPVKRKRKSRWGAEDDKVELSVPAIVVPQENNVPDPNTPTLSAQELRGLGYKKGKPHGLVGVTELSEDQKRQIKEQQEMQEMYEMIMKHKRAMAEMQVMWEKAMRDHQHEYDSDEEVDQMAGTWEHQLRKMEMEKTREWAESLTDMGKGKHFIGDFLPPEELEKFMETFKALKEGRDPDYSEYKEFKLTVENLGFRMLMKMGWKEGDGLGSDGQGIKAPVNKGTTAMNGAGFGVDRPAELSKSDDEYDAFRKRMMLAYRFRPNPLNNPRRPYY, from the exons ATGGAGTCTAGCGACACAG GACGAGGGGGATGGAAGTCCAAAAATATGCAGCCGCAGAAAAATAAGATGAACATGAATATTCTCCGCCAAGAGAAGCTGATAGcccagaagaagaaggaaattgAGGCCAAAATGGCAGAGCAAGCAAAAAAGAGTGTTGAAATCCCTACTAACAAGCCTCTGCCTCCAAG TTCCCCAATTCTCCAAGGACCCTCCTCAAACAAGTTTGTAAATGATGGGAGCTTCTTACAGCAATTTATAAGGATGCAGAAGGAGAAGTCCATCAGTGCGCCTG GTTCCACCAGTGATGCCAAAACTCCCTCAACTTCAATATCATCACCAGGAGGAAACACATCGCAAAAAAAGAGCATCCTTGTCGGCAAGCGGCCTGGTCTCGGAGTCAGCAGCATGCTTAGTCAGTTCAAGAGCTACTCGCAGTCCAAGAAGAGTCCAGTTCTCAGCCAGAGGCCAAGCGTGTTTTGTTCTccagatgatgaagatgaggaagaagaagctgaTTACTACAAATTCTTAGAGATGAAAG TCTCTCCCCCAGAGGATTCAGACACCAGACTCATTATCGACAAGATGGCCTCTTTTGTGGCGGAGGGGGGACCTGAACTGGAGAGGAAGGCCAAGGAAGACTACAAAGACAATCCTGTTTTCTC GTTTTTATATGATAAGAGCAGCATGGATTATCTCTACTACAAAAAGAGAGTGGCAGAAATGAGAAAGGATTTGCTCAAACCTGAGAACACCTTGAATAATG TCTCCCCCCCAGTGGACGTGGAAACCCAGCAGGTGGCTGAGAAGCTGGCCAGGTTTGTGGCGGAGGGCGGCCCCGAGGTGGAAACCATCGCTGCGGAGCGCAACCAGGACAATCCTGCGTTCAG TTTTTTATACAACCACCAAAGTCCTGCATACCACTTCTACAAAGAGAAACTACAGGAGTTTCGTGCTACAGCCTCTCAGACCTCTTCATCACCAGCAGCAGAGTCCAGGATAGATCTGCAGCGACCAGCTGCTCCTCCATTACTAGGGATCCCTCCATCACTTAGCCCAGCATCTCAGCCCCACAATCAGGAGGCAGAAACCCCACCTGTCAAACGAAAGAGGAAGAGCAGATGGGGGGCTGAAGATGACAAAGTCGAGTTGTCTGTACCTGCCATCGTTGTCCCACAGGAGAATAATGTTCCAGACCCAAACACACCCACTCTCTCTG CTCAGGAGCTGAGAGGTCTCGGTTATAAGAAGGGGAAACCTCATGGTCTTGTAGGAGTGACAGAACTATCTGAGGACCAGAAGAGACAGATCAAAGAACAACAAGAG ATGCAAGAGATGTACGAGATGATCATGAAGCACAAGCGTGCAATGGCAGAGATGCAGGTGATGTGGGAGAAGGCCATGAGAGACCACCAACACGAATATGACAGCGATGAGGAGGTGGATCAGATGGCGGGCACCTGGGAGCATCAGCTACGAAAGATGGAAATGGAGAAAACCCGTG AGTGGGCAGAATCTCTGACAGACATGGGTAAAGGGAAACACTTTATTGGTGACTTCCTGCCTCCTGAGGAGCTGGAAAAGTTTATGGAGACCTTCAAGGCACTTAAG GAGGGCCGGGACCCAGACTACTCAGAATACAAAGAGTTTAAATTGACTGTAGAGAATCTTGGTTTCCGAATGCTGATGAAGATGGGCTGGAAGGAGGGTGATGGCCTCGGCAGTGATGGACAGGGCATCAAGGCTCCTGTAAACAA GGGAACTACAGCTATGAACGGAGCAGGATTTGGAGTTGACCGTCCAGCTGAGCTCTCGAAAAGTGATGATGAATATGACGCTTTCAGAAAGAGGATGATGCTTGCTTACCGCTTCAGGCCCAACCCACTG AATAATCCACGGAGGCCATATTACTGA